A single genomic interval of Dehalococcoidales bacterium harbors:
- the rnc gene encoding ribonuclease III: MADPTTLEKTLGISFNNAQLLEQALVHSSFVNENPARAPKSNERPEFLGDAVLGLIIAEKLYRSVPDASEGELTDLRAALVRGDTLARVARAIGIGAHLQLGRGEEANGGRDKTTNLAGALEAIIAAVFLDQGFAAARECTLRLFQTELHRVINQGIEINYKSRLQKFIQERGGETPVYYVTRTEGPAHNHSFTVEVRSGNTILSNGTGKSKKLAETEAARYALDKLLGQPPPQST, from the coding sequence TTGGCTGACCCAACCACTCTGGAGAAAACCCTGGGCATTTCCTTTAATAACGCTCAGCTCCTTGAGCAGGCACTGGTTCATAGCTCATTTGTCAATGAAAACCCCGCACGGGCACCAAAATCTAACGAGAGACCGGAATTTCTCGGCGATGCCGTCCTGGGGCTGATAATCGCCGAGAAGCTGTACCGGAGCGTCCCTGACGCCAGCGAAGGTGAATTGACCGACCTTCGCGCCGCACTGGTTAGAGGAGATACCCTGGCGCGGGTAGCCAGGGCCATCGGGATCGGAGCCCACCTCCAACTGGGCAGGGGAGAAGAAGCAAACGGGGGAAGAGACAAAACAACCAACCTCGCCGGAGCACTGGAAGCAATAATAGCGGCTGTCTTCCTTGACCAGGGTTTCGCCGCCGCCCGAGAATGCACTCTTAGATTGTTTCAAACAGAGCTGCATAGAGTGATCAACCAGGGCATTGAAATCAACTATAAGTCACGACTCCAGAAATTCATCCAGGAGAGAGGAGGCGAGACGCCTGTCTACTATGTCACCAGGACAGAGGGGCCAGCCCACAACCATAGCTTCACCGTCGAGGTACGAAGCGGCAACACCATCCTGAGCAACGGCACCGGCAAAAGCAAGAAGCTGGCCGAAACCGAGGCAGCCCGTTACGCGCTTGACAAACTGCTCGGCCAACCGCCGCCACAATCCACTTAG